In Aedes albopictus strain Foshan chromosome 3, AalbF5, whole genome shotgun sequence, the following are encoded in one genomic region:
- the LOC134291342 gene encoding uncharacterized protein LOC134291342, which yields MKALIFIFACLALIYSSNAKHCMVILRSDIPVRDPVYLKIVNGQADLWAPNGPALIWNSTNEITALLCSGSNNALTHTGLATSSKTCVDRTTFKVEGILATSQELQCRNQITGDTINTAQSCGGRGTLLYLGFNSQVYGFIPYIHSCMDMQRASVLWTRHILPGAAVAGSMIESSRPAWKVAGMPSHVRPSTSYTQASQLERLTHLLGSAEQASKFIFTNSFMARGHMSPDADGIYRSWQFTTYFFTNAVPKWQVVNNGNWVRVERVTRDTATALHEDLVIIQGTDGVLTLPHEDGREIPITLEDGGIEAPRWIWKIIKSPKLDAGIAFVTSNNPFETAIHPTQFICVDVCGETGWAQDEFSNFARGYTYCCDPNELVANVLTASPEGRVGRVLLRAMV from the exons ATGAAAGCACTAATTTTCATATTTGCCTGTTTGGCTCTGATTTACTCAAGTAATGCAAAACACTGCATGGTTATTCTCCGTTCCGATATACCTGTCCGCGATCCAGTGTACCTCAAAATAGTGAACGGGCAGGCAGACCTTTGGGCACCGAACGGTCCAGCTCTTATTTGGAATTCAACAAACGAGATAACGGCGCTTCTATGTTCCGGAAGCAATAACGCGTTGACGCACACGGGATTGGCTACAAGCAGCAAGACCTGTGTAGACAGAACCACATTCAAAGTTGAGGGAATTCTCGCAACTTCACAAGAACTACAGTGTCGTAATCAAATCACCGGaga tacaaTCAATACGGCACAATCGTGTGGTGGTCGCGGTACATTGCTTTATTTGGGATTCAATTCACAAGTATATGGCTTCATTCCATACATTCATTCTTGCATGGATATGCAACGTGCCTCTGTTCTGTGGACCAGGCATATTCTACCGGGTGCAGCCGTTGCCGGATCTATGATTGAGTCTTCTCGTCCCGCGTGGAAGGTTGCAGGAATGCCATCCCATGTTCGTCCGTCGACGTCTTACACGCAAGCTTCACAGTTGGAACGTTTAACTCATCTGCTAGGTTCGGCAGAGCAAGCTTCCAAATTCATATTTACGAATTCGTTTATGGCACGTGGACACATGTCACCAGATGCGGACGGAATCTACAGAAGTTGGCAATTTACAACGTACTTCTTCACAAATGCTGTACCTAAATGGCAG GTTGTCAATAATGGAAATTGGGTTCGCGTGGAACGCGTAACACGTGATACAgccactgcactgcacgaggactTGGTCATTATTCAGGGTACGGATGGAGTACTGACACTACCCCATGAAGATGGCAGAGAGATTCCAATTACGCTGGAAGACGGTGGCATTGAGGCACCCCGTTGGATCTGGAAAATTATCAAGTCACCAAAGTTGGATGCCGGAATTGCATTTGTCACATCTAACAACCCGTTCGAAACAGCCATCCATCCGACGCAGTTCATTTGCGTGGATGTGTGCGGTGAAACAGGCTGGGCACAGGATGAGTTTTCCAATTTCGCACGTGGCTATACGTACTGCTGTGATCCGAATGAGCTCGTCGCTAACGTGCTGACTGCATCCCCTGAGGGGCGCGTCGGGAGAGTTCTGCTGAGGGCAATGGTGTGA